In a genomic window of Paracoccaceae bacterium:
- the recA gene encoding recombinase RecA: MGTADLLSMTNKKTADKQKALDSALAQIERQFGKGSIMKLGQEGAVQDIKSSSTGSLGLDIALGIGGLPMGRIVEIYGPESSGKTTLTLHCVAEQQKAGGVCAFVDAEHALDPTYAKKLGVDLDELLISQPDTGEQALEITDTLVRSGAVNMVIVDSVAALTPKSELEGDMGDSSVGVQARLMSQAMRKLTGSISRSNCMVIFINQIRMKIGVMFGSPETTTGGNALKFYSSVRLDIRRIGALKDRDEIVGNHTRVKVVKNKVAAPFKQVEFDIMYGEGISKMGELLDLGVAAGVVDKSGSWFSYGDERIGQGRENAKGFLRENVQMALDIEDKIRAAHGLDFDMPEGERKEDDDILEA, encoded by the coding sequence ATGGGAACGGCAGATTTATTGAGCATGACCAACAAGAAGACAGCAGACAAACAAAAAGCGCTCGATTCTGCGCTGGCCCAGATTGAACGCCAGTTTGGCAAGGGTTCGATCATGAAGCTGGGTCAGGAAGGTGCCGTGCAGGATATCAAATCCAGTTCAACCGGTTCCCTTGGCCTCGATATCGCGCTGGGAATTGGCGGCTTGCCAATGGGCCGCATCGTTGAGATTTACGGCCCGGAAAGCTCTGGCAAGACAACGCTGACGCTGCATTGCGTCGCCGAGCAGCAAAAAGCCGGCGGCGTCTGTGCCTTTGTAGATGCAGAGCACGCGCTTGATCCGACCTACGCCAAGAAGTTGGGCGTGGATCTGGATGAACTCCTGATCAGCCAGCCGGACACAGGGGAACAAGCCCTGGAAATCACCGACACGCTTGTGCGTTCGGGCGCGGTCAACATGGTCATTGTCGATTCGGTTGCCGCCCTGACACCCAAGTCCGAGCTTGAAGGTGATATGGGCGACAGTTCCGTGGGCGTTCAGGCGCGCTTGATGAGCCAGGCGATGCGCAAACTGACCGGCTCTATCAGTCGCAGCAATTGCATGGTGATCTTCATTAACCAGATCCGGATGAAGATCGGCGTCATGTTCGGCTCACCCGAAACGACCACTGGCGGCAACGCGTTGAAATTCTATTCCTCCGTGCGTCTGGACATTCGCCGTATTGGCGCACTCAAGGACCGCGATGAAATCGTTGGCAACCACACCCGCGTAAAGGTCGTGAAAAACAAGGTCGCAGCGCCATTCAAGCAGGTTGAATTCGACATCATGTATGGCGAAGGCATCTCGAAAATGGGCGAGTTGCTCGATCTGGGCGTGGCCGCCGGTGTGGTCGATAAATCCGGCTCGTGGTTCAGCTATGGAGACGAACGCATCGGGCAGGGACGCGAGAACGCCAAGGGGTTCCTGCGCGAGAACGTACAGATGGCGCTGGACATCGAGGATAAAATTCGCGCGGCACATGGTCTGGATTTTGATATGCCAGAGGGCGAACGCAAAGAGGATGACGACATCCTCGAGGCCTGA
- the guaB gene encoding IMP dehydrogenase — MEIREALTFDDVLLVPGASSVLPSTADTRTRVTRAITMNIPLLSSAMDTVTEGRMAIAMAQAGGIGVLHRNLSIEEQAREVRRVKRFESGIVYSPITLRADQTLADAKALQDRYRVTGFPVVDAQGRVVGIVTNRDMRFASDDATPVSVMMSHDNLAILHEPADREEAISLMKARRIEKLLITDKDGKLTGLLTLKDTEQAVLNPTACKDALGRLRVAAATTVGDAGFERSQALVDAGADMIVIDTAHGHSEGVAIAVRRAKELSNEVQIVAGNVATGEATRALIDAGADAVKVGIGPGSICTTRMVAGVGVPQLTAIMDCALAAGETPVIADGGIKFSGDFAKAIAAGASCAMVGSMMAGTDESPGEVILYQGRSFKSFRGMGSLGAMASGSADRYFQKDAASDKLVPEGIEGQVAYKGTAGAVLHQLVGGLRAAMGYTGCATVDEMRTNCNFVKITGAGLKESHVHDVQITRESPNYRVG, encoded by the coding sequence ATGGAGATTCGTGAGGCCCTGACCTTTGATGATGTACTGTTGGTGCCGGGGGCATCTTCGGTTCTGCCGTCCACTGCGGACACCCGCACGCGCGTGACCCGCGCGATCACCATGAACATTCCTCTTTTGAGTTCGGCGATGGACACCGTGACGGAGGGACGCATGGCAATTGCCATGGCGCAGGCGGGGGGCATCGGCGTCTTGCACCGTAACCTGAGCATTGAAGAGCAGGCGCGCGAAGTGCGCCGGGTCAAGCGATTTGAGAGCGGAATCGTGTATAGCCCGATCACTCTGCGCGCAGATCAGACCCTTGCCGATGCCAAGGCTCTGCAGGATCGGTACCGTGTCACCGGCTTTCCGGTTGTAGACGCGCAAGGCCGGGTCGTGGGCATTGTGACCAACCGCGACATGCGTTTTGCCAGCGATGATGCCACGCCGGTTTCGGTGATGATGAGCCATGACAATCTGGCGATCCTGCATGAACCGGCAGACCGCGAAGAAGCCATCAGCCTGATGAAGGCGCGCCGCATCGAAAAGCTGTTGATCACCGATAAGGACGGCAAGCTGACGGGGTTGTTGACGCTGAAGGATACTGAACAGGCGGTGTTGAACCCGACCGCGTGCAAGGATGCCTTGGGGCGTTTGCGGGTTGCCGCGGCTACCACTGTGGGGGATGCGGGATTTGAGCGCTCACAGGCGCTGGTGGATGCTGGTGCGGATATGATCGTGATTGATACCGCGCACGGGCATTCCGAAGGGGTCGCTATTGCGGTGCGCCGGGCCAAGGAACTCTCCAATGAGGTTCAGATCGTGGCGGGCAATGTCGCCACGGGCGAGGCCACCCGAGCGCTGATTGATGCCGGGGCGGATGCGGTCAAGGTCGGGATTGGGCCGGGCTCCATTTGCACCACGCGGATGGTGGCAGGTGTAGGTGTTCCGCAGCTGACTGCAATCATGGACTGTGCCTTGGCAGCCGGGGAAACGCCGGTGATCGCGGATGGTGGCATCAAGTTTTCAGGTGATTTCGCCAAAGCCATTGCGGCGGGCGCCTCCTGTGCCATGGTCGGCAGCATGATGGCAGGTACCGATGAAAGCCCCGGCGAGGTGATCCTCTATCAGGGCCGCAGCTTCAAGAGTTTTCGTGGCATGGGCTCGCTCGGGGCGATGGCAAGCGGATCCGCGGATCGCTATTTCCAGAAAGATGCCGCCAGCGACAAGCTGGTCCCGGAAGGGATAGAAGGGCAGGTTGCTTACAAAGGTACGGCCGGGGCGGTATTGCACCAACTGGTTGGGGGCTTGCGCGCCGCGATGGGCTACACCGGATGCGCAACGGTGGATGAAATGCGCACCAATTGCAATTTCGTCAAGATCACCGGTGCAGGCCTCAAGGAAAGCCACGTGCATGACGTGCAGATCACGCGTGAAAGTCCGAATTACCGGGTCGGCTGA
- a CDS encoding ASKHA domain-containing protein: MTNDPLVVFTPSGKRGRFPIGTPILTAARQLGVDLDSVCGGRGICSKCQITPSYGEFSKHGVTVQDNALSAWNKVEQRYQDKRGLKTGRRLGCQAAVQGDVVIDVPPESQVHKQVVRKRAEVRDIVLDPSTKLYYVEVAEPDMHDPSGDLERLRDALKTQWGVSKVTADLHILQSMQPILRKGDWKVTVAVHLGDKENRPRIMHIWPGYYDGTVYGLAVDLGSTTIAAHLCDLQTGEVLASSGVMNPQIRFGEDLMSRVSYSMMNPRGAEEMTQAVREGMCGLFTQIATEAEIDKGLIVDAVFVCNPVMHHLLLGIDPFELGQAPFALATNNALRLRADDLELNIHPSARIYMLPCIAGHVGADAAAVALSETPDKSDDLVLVVDVGTNAEILLGNREKVLACSSPTGPAFEGAQISSGQRAAPGAIERVEIHPVTKTPRFKVIGSDLWSDEEGFEDVIATTGVTGICGSGIIEMVAEMRIHGIVDAPGLIGSPEQTGSDRCFLDGRTYSYRVYDGTSTGGPLITITNRDIREIQMAKAALYSGARLLMDKFGVDKVDRVVLAGAFGAHISTKHAMVLGMIPDAPLDKVTSAGNAAGTGARIALLNTSARGEIEATVRAIHKIETAIEPRFQEHFVNASAIPNAVEPFPILNSIVTLPEATFNTGGGGADDKSGGRRRRRRA, from the coding sequence ATGACCAATGATCCTCTCGTGGTGTTCACCCCCTCGGGCAAACGCGGACGGTTCCCGATCGGCACGCCAATCCTGACAGCGGCGCGACAATTGGGAGTCGATCTGGATTCCGTCTGTGGTGGACGCGGGATCTGTTCGAAATGCCAGATCACGCCCAGCTATGGCGAATTTTCCAAACACGGCGTCACGGTGCAGGACAATGCGCTGTCTGCATGGAACAAGGTCGAGCAGCGTTACCAGGACAAACGTGGTTTGAAAACGGGCCGCCGTCTGGGCTGTCAGGCGGCGGTTCAGGGCGACGTGGTCATCGATGTGCCCCCCGAAAGTCAGGTGCACAAACAGGTGGTGCGCAAACGCGCCGAAGTGCGCGATATCGTGCTCGACCCTTCCACCAAGCTTTATTACGTCGAAGTGGCAGAGCCTGACATGCACGACCCGTCAGGCGATCTCGAACGTCTGCGCGACGCGCTGAAAACGCAGTGGGGCGTGTCCAAAGTCACCGCAGACCTGCATATTCTGCAGTCCATGCAACCGATCCTGCGCAAGGGCGATTGGAAAGTCACCGTTGCCGTGCATCTGGGGGATAAAGAAAACCGCCCCCGCATCATGCACATCTGGCCGGGCTATTATGATGGCACGGTCTATGGGTTGGCGGTGGATCTAGGCTCCACGACCATCGCGGCCCATCTGTGTGATTTGCAAACCGGTGAGGTGCTGGCCTCTTCTGGCGTGATGAACCCGCAAATCCGCTTTGGTGAAGACCTGATGAGCCGGGTCAGCTATTCCATGATGAACCCGCGCGGTGCCGAGGAAATGACCCAGGCGGTGCGCGAAGGCATGTGCGGTCTGTTCACCCAGATCGCCACCGAGGCGGAGATCGACAAAGGGCTGATCGTCGACGCGGTCTTTGTCTGCAACCCGGTGATGCACCACCTTTTGCTGGGCATTGATCCATTTGAACTTGGGCAGGCCCCTTTTGCGCTGGCCACAAACAACGCCTTGCGTCTGCGCGCCGATGATCTGGAACTCAACATCCACCCCTCCGCGCGCATCTATATGCTGCCCTGCATTGCCGGGCATGTGGGCGCGGATGCCGCCGCCGTGGCCTTGTCTGAAACCCCGGACAAATCCGACGATCTGGTGCTGGTGGTTGATGTGGGCACCAACGCGGAAATCCTGCTGGGCAACCGCGAAAAAGTACTGGCCTGTTCCTCCCCCACCGGTCCCGCCTTTGAGGGCGCACAGATCAGTTCCGGGCAGCGCGCCGCGCCCGGTGCCATTGAGCGTGTCGAAATCCACCCCGTCACCAAAACCCCGCGGTTCAAGGTCATCGGATCGGATCTGTGGTCTGATGAAGAAGGGTTTGAAGATGTCATCGCCACCACGGGCGTCACCGGTATCTGCGGGTCCGGCATCATCGAAATGGTCGCTGAAATGCGCATCCACGGCATTGTCGATGCACCGGGTCTGATCGGATCGCCGGAACAGACCGGGTCAGATCGCTGTTTTCTGGACGGACGCACCTATTCCTACCGGGTCTATGACGGCACCAGTACCGGCGGCCCGCTGATCACCATCACCAACCGCGACATTCGCGAAATCCAGATGGCCAAGGCCGCACTCTACTCTGGCGCGCGTCTGTTGATGGATAAATTCGGCGTGGATAAAGTCGACCGGGTGGTTTTGGCGGGTGCCTTTGGCGCGCATATCTCGACCAAACATGCGATGGTGCTGGGCATGATACCGGACGCGCCGCTGGACAAGGTCACCTCTGCCGGGAATGCAGCCGGGACCGGCGCGCGCATTGCGCTTTTGAACACCAGCGCGCGCGGCGAGATCGAGGCGACCGTGCGCGCCATCCACAAAATCGAAACTGCCATTGAACCCCGCTTTCAGGAGCATTTCGTGAATGCCTCTGCGATCCCGAATGCCGTTGAACCCTTCCCAATCCTCAATTCCATTGTGACCCTGCCCGAGGCGACGTTTAACACCGGTGGCGGCGGGGCTGATGACAAAAGCGGCGGGCGTCGTCGCAGGCGGCGCGCATGA
- the speB gene encoding agmatinase translates to MSGHGYDAGRLDLPFVGISTFAKRPYVADWHAMDADVAVLGAPFDAGTQYRAGARFGPRGVREASTLFSFGHAGAYDHEDDATYLPADVRIVDMGDADIVHTDTMRSHANIEAGVRAALGAGALPVVIGGDHSINIPCIRAFDGKDYTGDAFHVLQIDAHLDFVDERHGVRNGHGNPMRRAAEHAYVSGLTQVGIRNVSSTAREGYSDARAMGSHIISVRQARQMGTDGVAATIPQGTPVYITLDIDAFCPSIAPGTGTPSHGGFLYYEVLELLQSVAQNHYIIGIDLVEVAPDYDPSGSTSILAAQILLNLLGFIFHARASAPKLRP, encoded by the coding sequence ATGAGCGGACATGGGTACGACGCGGGCAGACTGGATCTGCCGTTTGTGGGCATTTCAACTTTTGCCAAGCGCCCCTATGTCGCGGACTGGCATGCCATGGACGCCGATGTCGCGGTGCTGGGCGCGCCTTTTGATGCCGGGACGCAATACCGCGCGGGCGCGCGATTCGGGCCGCGCGGCGTGCGAGAAGCCTCAACCCTGTTCAGTTTCGGGCATGCCGGCGCTTACGATCACGAGGATGATGCAACATACCTACCGGCCGATGTGCGCATTGTGGACATGGGCGATGCGGATATCGTGCACACCGACACGATGCGCAGCCATGCCAACATCGAGGCGGGCGTGCGCGCTGCCCTGGGCGCTGGCGCATTGCCTGTGGTGATTGGCGGCGATCATTCGATCAACATCCCCTGTATCCGCGCCTTTGACGGCAAGGATTATACAGGTGACGCGTTCCATGTGTTGCAGATCGATGCGCATCTGGATTTCGTGGATGAACGCCACGGGGTGCGCAATGGTCATGGCAATCCGATGCGCCGTGCGGCCGAGCACGCCTACGTCAGCGGGCTCACTCAGGTTGGCATCCGCAACGTCAGCTCCACCGCGCGTGAGGGGTATTCAGACGCCCGCGCCATGGGCTCGCACATCATTTCCGTGCGACAAGCCCGCCAGATGGGCACAGACGGGGTCGCGGCCACGATCCCACAGGGAACCCCGGTTTACATCACCTTGGATATCGACGCCTTCTGTCCTTCCATCGCGCCCGGCACCGGGACGCCCAGCCATGGCGGGTTCCTCTATTACGAAGTGCTGGAATTGCTGCAAAGCGTCGCCCAGAACCACTACATCATTGGCATTGATCTGGTTGAAGTTGCCCCGGATTATGATCCATCCGGATCAACGTCCATTCTGGCGGCCCAAATCCTTTTGAACCTGCTTGGGTTCATCTTTCATGCGCGCGCTTCCGCCCCCAAACTGCGTCCCTGA
- a CDS encoding ATP-binding protein has translation MTRVALNAQKRLGALVLIALLLAGLGAVAPDVILRKALLAASLSLMVLSGVLMWLSHRFKAGNASIIATLSEFISKDAAPSFLADGEGKILSANLAARKRFDAELDTTVNGTLQNTLANPGGIMFRLQTRSDAEGSAREDLVTRRGHIRLSVHRTGTGTYLWRLEDVPNVQQGTDGPMLPMLLVGRTNAVLYMNEQARKLAGGRIKTLDRLFKHVPVVPGTVCDITGVEGPTRALVSEVDAGAGRRALYLLPPGAETLAKDGWNVFQDLPVPLLKVSPEGDVQAYNRLAAGLIGVSLKNKVHLSDLMEGLGRSISGWLAETLLGRATQQSEFLRLKRTDKEVFVQVTLNRVTEEGKPALIAVLNDATELKSLEAQFVQSQKMQAIGQLAGGVAHDFNNLLTAISGHCDLLLLRHDQGDPDFSDLVQINQNANRAAALVGQLLAFSRKQTLRPETLDMRDTLSDLTHLLNRLVGEKITLTLSHDPVLPPIRADKRQLEQVLMNLVVNARDAMKQGGEIRIVTESTKLSDPLERDRVTVPSGRYVTVQVSDDGVGIASDKLQKVFEPFFTTKRTGEGTGLGLSTAYGIIKQTGGYIFVDSTVGAGTKFTLYFPVLEDTEVLAPVAKQVKAKPAAKHGDGVILLVEDEAPVRAFASRALRLRGYTVLEADSAEAALKTLEDSSLNIDVFVTDVVMPGMDGPSWVREALKERPGVRVVFVSGYAEDSFGETQIKIPNSVFLPKPFSLSDLTDTVHRQLH, from the coding sequence TTGACCCGCGTTGCCCTGAATGCACAAAAGCGACTCGGCGCCCTTGTTCTGATTGCGCTGCTGCTGGCGGGTCTCGGGGCTGTCGCGCCCGATGTGATCCTGCGCAAAGCGCTTCTCGCGGCCAGCCTGTCCCTGATGGTGCTCAGCGGCGTCCTGATGTGGCTGTCGCATCGCTTCAAAGCGGGCAACGCCAGCATCATTGCCACCCTGTCCGAATTCATCAGCAAAGATGCCGCGCCGAGCTTTCTGGCGGATGGTGAGGGAAAGATCCTGTCGGCCAATCTGGCGGCGCGCAAACGCTTTGATGCGGAACTTGACACAACCGTCAACGGCACGCTCCAAAATACACTGGCCAATCCGGGCGGGATCATGTTTCGCCTGCAAACCCGGTCTGATGCCGAAGGATCTGCGCGTGAGGATCTGGTCACACGCCGCGGTCACATTCGCCTGTCCGTGCATCGCACCGGCACAGGGACTTATCTGTGGCGTCTTGAGGATGTTCCCAATGTGCAGCAGGGCACCGATGGCCCGATGCTGCCAATGCTTCTGGTGGGGCGCACTAATGCTGTTTTATACATGAACGAACAGGCGCGAAAACTGGCTGGCGGTCGCATCAAGACACTGGACCGGCTGTTTAAACATGTGCCCGTTGTACCGGGAACAGTTTGTGACATCACCGGTGTGGAAGGCCCTACGCGCGCGCTGGTCAGCGAAGTGGACGCGGGGGCGGGACGACGCGCCTTGTATTTGCTGCCACCGGGTGCGGAAACCCTGGCAAAAGATGGCTGGAATGTGTTTCAGGACCTGCCGGTCCCCTTGCTCAAAGTCAGCCCTGAAGGGGACGTTCAGGCCTACAACAGACTGGCCGCCGGGCTGATTGGTGTTTCCCTCAAAAACAAGGTGCACCTGTCGGATCTCATGGAAGGGTTGGGGCGCTCGATTTCGGGCTGGCTGGCTGAAACTTTGCTTGGGCGTGCCACGCAGCAGTCCGAATTTCTGCGCCTCAAACGCACAGACAAGGAAGTCTTCGTCCAGGTCACGCTCAACCGTGTCACCGAAGAGGGCAAGCCCGCATTGATTGCGGTACTCAACGATGCCACGGAACTGAAATCGCTTGAGGCGCAATTTGTCCAAAGCCAGAAAATGCAGGCCATCGGGCAGTTGGCAGGCGGCGTTGCCCATGATTTCAACAACCTGCTGACCGCGATTTCGGGACATTGTGATCTGCTGCTGCTGCGCCACGATCAGGGGGATCCGGACTTCAGTGATCTGGTCCAGATCAACCAGAATGCCAACCGCGCGGCCGCCCTTGTCGGGCAGTTGCTGGCGTTTTCGCGCAAGCAGACGCTGCGCCCTGAAACGCTCGACATGCGTGATACGCTGTCTGATCTGACCCATCTCCTCAATCGCCTCGTGGGCGAAAAAATCACACTCACGCTGAGCCATGACCCGGTTCTGCCGCCCATTCGTGCAGATAAACGCCAGTTGGAACAGGTCTTGATGAATCTGGTGGTTAATGCGCGCGATGCGATGAAACAGGGCGGCGAAATACGCATTGTCACCGAAAGTACAAAGCTCTCTGATCCGTTGGAACGGGACCGGGTGACTGTACCCAGTGGTCGATATGTCACTGTTCAGGTGTCTGATGACGGCGTCGGTATTGCCTCTGACAAGCTGCAAAAAGTGTTTGAGCCCTTTTTTACCACCAAGCGCACGGGGGAGGGCACTGGGCTGGGTCTGTCAACGGCCTATGGCATCATCAAGCAAACGGGCGGGTATATTTTTGTCGACAGCACGGTGGGCGCCGGCACAAAATTCACGCTCTATTTTCCGGTTCTGGAAGACACCGAAGTACTGGCCCCGGTCGCAAAACAGGTCAAAGCCAAGCCCGCCGCCAAACATGGAGATGGCGTGATTTTGCTGGTGGAAGATGAGGCCCCGGTGCGCGCCTTTGCCAGCCGCGCGCTGCGTCTGAGGGGGTATACCGTCCTTGAGGCCGATTCTGCGGAGGCCGCTTTGAAAACACTGGAGGATTCTTCCCTCAACATTGACGTCTTTGTCACGGATGTGGTGATGCCCGGCATGGATGGGCCGAGCTGGGTGCGTGAAGCCCTGAAAGAACGTCCCGGCGTGCGGGTCGTTTTCGTGTCGGGCTACGCCGAGGACAGTTTTGGCGAGACGCAGATCAAAATCCCGAACTCGGTATTCCTTCCCAAACCCTTTTCGCTGAGCGATTTGACCGACACGGTGCATCGGCAACTGCACTGA
- a CDS encoding class I SAM-dependent methyltransferase codes for MSEANADQADFWTNAAGQKWVEQQVELDAFMQPVLDGVLQRAALKPGDHVLDIGCGTGASTLQAAQIITETGAATGVDISSTMLDLAQRRAAGLSNVGFHLADATDHTFEHAQFDHLISRFGVMFFADPVLAFSNTIKALKPGARITFAAWGQIENNPWFTTAARAARDRLGAPPKVDPDAPGPFAFRDVAHVTEILAAAGYEQIHADVCNLRLAPTGTPSEVADMATSVGPAARTVEHFQGNSEDSLAIAEAVRAAFAPFETPDGVRVPAEINFFQARNADHGQTVGSP; via the coding sequence ATGAGCGAGGCCAATGCCGATCAGGCAGACTTCTGGACCAATGCCGCCGGACAAAAATGGGTTGAGCAACAGGTGGAACTTGATGCCTTCATGCAACCCGTCCTCGACGGTGTCTTGCAGCGTGCAGCCTTGAAACCGGGCGACCATGTGCTCGACATCGGCTGCGGCACCGGCGCCAGCACGTTGCAAGCCGCGCAGATCATCACAGAGACGGGCGCGGCAACGGGGGTGGATATTTCATCGACCATGTTGGACCTTGCCCAACGTCGCGCTGCGGGTCTGTCCAACGTCGGGTTTCATCTCGCGGACGCTACGGATCATACCTTTGAACATGCGCAATTTGATCATTTGATCTCGCGCTTCGGTGTGATGTTCTTTGCCGATCCGGTATTGGCATTTTCAAACACTATCAAAGCGCTGAAACCCGGCGCCCGGATCACCTTTGCCGCCTGGGGGCAGATCGAAAACAACCCGTGGTTCACAACAGCGGCCCGCGCGGCGCGCGATCGCCTCGGGGCCCCGCCCAAAGTCGATCCCGATGCCCCCGGCCCTTTCGCGTTTCGCGATGTCGCACATGTCACCGAGATTCTGGCAGCTGCCGGGTATGAACAGATCCATGCGGATGTTTGCAACTTGCGCCTGGCACCAACCGGAACGCCCTCAGAAGTTGCGGACATGGCGACAAGCGTCGGTCCGGCCGCGCGCACCGTTGAACATTTTCAAGGCAATTCGGAGGACAGCCTCGCCATTGCCGAAGCCGTACGTGCAGCCTTCGCACCTTTCGAGACCCCGGACGGCGTGCGTGTTCCAGCTGAGATCAACTTTTTTCAAGCCCGCAACGCTGATCACGGCCAGACTGTTGGATCACCGTAG
- a CDS encoding RsmB/NOP family class I SAM-dependent RNA methyltransferase, translating into MTPGARVAAAIEILDVIGSGAAAEQALTRWARASRYAGSKDRAAVRDHVYDVLRTKRSAAHLGGGEAGRALMIGLLRLQGQTPDSFFTGEGHAPAPLSETECRVPGKSEAQGDDWNLPDWIIPEFERSLGDQAYATAQALAQRAPVTLRVNLTKTTRSEAIAALQAEGVETEVNPLAETALTATTGARRLRNSAAYQEGLVELQDGASQAMIADLPDGVRCLDFCAGGGGKALAMAAQGRDVSAHDSDPSRMRDLSARAKRAGTQISEIATSQLASVSAFDLVLCDAPCSGSGSWRRAPHAKWRLDPQRLQELTQIQDSILQDAAELVHPSGTLVYATCSVLKSENEDRIAAFVRRNPQWNCNFERRLGVTDTGDGFFSAHLTRVLS; encoded by the coding sequence GTGACGCCCGGTGCGCGGGTGGCAGCGGCCATCGAAATTCTTGATGTGATCGGGTCTGGTGCGGCTGCCGAACAGGCGTTGACGCGCTGGGCGCGCGCCAGCAGATATGCGGGGTCCAAGGATCGGGCAGCAGTGCGTGATCACGTCTATGATGTGCTGCGCACCAAGAGATCTGCCGCCCATTTGGGGGGCGGGGAGGCGGGCCGCGCGTTGATGATCGGTTTGCTGAGGTTGCAGGGCCAGACGCCAGACAGTTTCTTTACAGGCGAGGGGCATGCCCCTGCGCCGCTTTCAGAAACGGAATGCCGGGTGCCGGGAAAGTCCGAGGCGCAGGGCGATGACTGGAATCTGCCGGATTGGATTATCCCAGAGTTCGAACGCAGTCTCGGCGATCAGGCCTATGCAACCGCGCAGGCCTTGGCGCAACGTGCGCCCGTCACACTGCGGGTGAACCTGACGAAAACCACCCGCTCAGAGGCCATCGCGGCGCTGCAGGCTGAGGGTGTTGAGACCGAAGTGAACCCGCTGGCGGAAACCGCACTGACCGCCACCACCGGTGCGCGGCGCCTACGAAACAGCGCTGCCTATCAGGAGGGGCTGGTCGAGCTTCAGGATGGTGCGTCCCAAGCGATGATCGCAGATTTGCCCGACGGTGTGCGATGTCTTGATTTTTGTGCCGGGGGGGGTGGCAAAGCCCTCGCCATGGCGGCGCAGGGGCGTGACGTCAGCGCGCATGACAGTGACCCCTCGCGGATGCGGGATTTGTCGGCCCGTGCAAAACGGGCGGGAACGCAGATTTCCGAGATCGCGACATCGCAGCTTGCGTCGGTGAGCGCTTTCGATCTGGTGCTCTGTGATGCACCGTGTTCCGGAAGCGGGTCCTGGCGGCGCGCGCCGCACGCCAAGTGGCGCCTCGACCCGCAGCGCTTGCAGGAGCTCACCCAAATTCAGGACAGCATCCTGCAGGATGCGGCGGAATTGGTTCATCCGTCAGGCACGCTGGTCTATGCCACATGTTCTGTCCTCAAGTCAGAAAACGAAGATCGAATCGCCGCATTTGTCCGGCGAAACCCCCAGTGGAACTGCAATTTCGAGCGCCGGTTGGGCGTAACGGACACAGGTGACGGATTTTTTTCTGCACACTTGACGCGCGTGTTGAGCTGA